The following nucleotide sequence is from Trifolium pratense cultivar HEN17-A07 linkage group LG2, ARS_RC_1.1, whole genome shotgun sequence.
TAGGGTacaccacagttcgatcccttGCAATTACGATCGGGagggactggaaccacttgataccagaactgAGATCCCCCCTGAACCACTTGAAAGCTTACATAGACAATATTTTGTTTCTAGACATAATTAGTAGCTCATCCAATCTTATTTGATCATGCCCAGCTTAATTACAATTACAAACTATAGTCAGTAGCAATGTTATGTTTCTATAGGCCTTCTTTGTGTAACACCAACATTGTTCTTGCTATTTCCACCACCATAAGACATGTGATGAaagtgtgtgtttgtgtgtgcATGCACATTCTTCCTGGCCTTAAAGGAGCTAGAACTAATCTTTCTTTGTGGTTGGTTGTAAATATGACAATCAATTCTCTTAGTCTCCACAACTTGACCACAATCCATGTATGAAGCTTAGCTTAGTAATTTAGACAATGTTAACTTCATTCATCCATCAGAATTCAGAACCACCATGAGCCTATCATCACTTTAGTATTCTAATTTAAACAGTAATAGTCTAACAATTGAATTATTTGCCTTCAATGACAAGCATGATTAAGACCAAGATTCCGACAACCATCAATGTCAAGGTCGCCTCCTCATTTGTTCTCACATTGATGGTCGTGACTTCGCGTCTAGGGCCAATGAATACTCATTTCATGCAAAAGGctcatgtatatattttgtcaTTCTTAATTCTCTTACTTCAAGTTCAAGCCCTCACTTACTTGAACGTCAGCCGGTATACTCTCCTCAAACAATTGAATGGACAGGGTGTTTCATACCAGCCAAAACCTCCTGATCAGGTAagatcatcaaaattctttcTTTTGTAAATCGGAGGGTTATgaccataaaaattatacataGCAAATGCagtttttttaaatcttttagAAGTATACATTTAGCCAATTTATGTGGTCTGAAACTGAAAGTATGCTTCCAAATTTTAGATTGTTGGAAttgtaattaatattaaaacCTACCAAGCATTTtgtattcaaatttcaaacatttTGCATTCAACAAGTCCATATACAAGTAGTGCTTATCTTTTAACTAGATGacaaatgttttaaaaactgaTACGGACGATTCAGCCGCTCGAACTGTGAATGAATATTATCTATCATTTAGTTTTTTTAGCACTTCGATTGCGTTTTTGTTTTGATTCGAGTAGTTTAAAGCAGTTGAACCATAACTTAGAGGTCTTGCTAGTTCGATGTTCGATTTGGTTCTCAGAACATTGTTGCTGACTATAGTCTTCATCCATAACAACTCTTGAAACATCAATTTCTTGAAGAAATTTAATAACTTCTTCGAGAGCAACATTAGGATCTTCACTTCTCAACAAATGCTCTGCCACTACTGCAGGGGTAACCTCTACTCTTTCCAATAGCTCTTCAATTTGTTCAAGGAGTGGTTGATGATTTCCTTCAATGTCCAAATAATTAGAAGCTAAGATTTTGAATGCCTTGGCTTTAAGAAATGACAAATGAATATGCATGTCCATACGTCCTGGGCGCAACAACGCTGGATCGACTTTGTCTTTATGGTTTGTAGTAAATATCAAAATTCGTTCCTCTCCGCAACTTGACCACAGTCCATCCATATAGTTAAGCAAGCCGGATAGAGTAAACCGCCTAGGCTTGCTCTTAGTCTTAACCACCTATTCCATAATTAAGATTATTAAACTCATTCTACATAAAATACTGTACTACTCTGGTCTTAAATACGAGCAAAAGTCAAAGTATATTTGGTCAAATTAAGACCAAATACAGTTTGACTTTTATTTACATTTAAGAACGAACAGAGGAGTATTTAATACGAGACAATGAAGGAATAAGAAAACAAACCTTAGTGCCAGAGATAGAGTCTGAGTACTTGTCCGGTTTTGATCGATCAAGAACCTCTATGTTGCAGTCGATGTCTTCAATAACAATAATGGATTGGTTAGATGTCTCCCTCATGGCTCTCATGAGTTCTGAGTTAGAATACACAGAACTTAGATCTAAATCATAAACATCAAATTTCAAATACTTTGCCATAGCAGCAATAAGACTAGATTTTCCTGTTCCTGGTGGACCATACAATAAGTAACCACGTTTCCATGGCTTACCAACTTTTTTATACAATGTTTTCCTTTTCAAAAATCTATctaaatcatcaataatagctTTCTTTAGATCAGGTTCTAAAGCAAGTGAATCAAATGAAGCAGGGTGTGTTAAATCACTCTGTTTCCATGGCCCCGATTGCATCGAATGAATCTTGAGAGTTCTTTGTCCTGCTTTTATAACTTCATGAGTTCTTAAAACATGTGGAAGATACTTCTCCATTACTTTATCTCTATGCTTCTCATCAAAACTTAACACAAACCCATTTTCCTCATAATCTTTTGATGACTTATgcttatattcttttttaggATTGTCAAAAAGATCATCATTGTTAGAATTTTTAACAAGCTTCCATTTAACCTTGATGTCTTCAAATTCATCTACCACTGTTTGTTTTCCATCAAAAGCTAGAACTATGTTGTTATGTTTGGGTAATTTTCCAACTTTGAGGGATTTGTAAGTGTTGGATATTTTAGTAGGGAGATACTCTTTGGCTGCATAGAAAAGATTGTTGGTAGTTCCATCCCAATACTGATCAATTTGAAGTGAAACTTGATTGTTGGGTTGGTAATTTGTGAAGAAAGATTGTAGCTTTGAGATGATGAAAGTTCTAAGCCTTAAAGGTATGAGATCATTGATTGCGGTTCTTAAAAGCATCATGAAAGTGGAGAAGGAAGCATATAGCTCAaaccatgatgatgatgatgaaccaATGTTTGTAAATGAGGAAGAAAAAGAACCAAACATTGAGGATCTcatggtgtgtgtgtgtgtgtgtgaagaGTGAATGGAGAATCGTTTATTTGTAGAGTTTTCTATTTGGTTTTGAAACTAGATGTACCTGGATTTGGTTTTACGTTGTAATTTATCTTGGTCACTGATTTCACATCAGACAGTTTAGATTATATAGATTATAGTCAttatacaaacactaaaataatgTTGACTATTCATTTGAGATCGGACATTGATGTTGTAGCTGCGTTGACTAGTAAGAAATCTGTTTCTAAATTAGATGCGGTACTACTCTTAAAGAAGTGGTATCTAATTATTCTGCGGCGCAGGCACATTCGAAGAAGCTTCACAATCATTCATTTGGTAGCTTCCGCGCAAGAGATGGAGATTGGAGAACCTTGACAGTTTGACACCCTATTATTGGCAAGAGAAAAGAGATGGGAACATGACCTATTAGTTGGGATATTCCACACTTTCACAAAGTTGCTAAAATGTAGTTAaatactaaaaatttatatatgcaccaaaaaaaattatataaactcACCTAAAAATATAGCAAGGTGCATTGCGCTAGACTAATTTCCTTGAGGTAACtaagatccatttaaggggttgacctctcccaacaaatgtttctccatgCACATCGGCCGGGGATCAAATCCGGGACCAAATGATTAAGGGACCCAAGTATAAGTTGCACCTTTTCACTTTGGACAAAGAAACTCATTCATATTTGATTtatgggtggaacaatttcttagccaaactttacttaccttaaaaaaaaaaaccatggtgagcactccggtacacatcttatgtggacgtgtaccggtacactgttaaggtgtataat
It contains:
- the LOC123910372 gene encoding AAA-ATPase At3g50940-like — its product is MRSSMFGSFSSSFTNIGSSSSSWFELYASFSTFMMLLRTAINDLIPLRLRTFIISKLQSFFTNYQPNNQVSLQIDQYWDGTTNNLFYAAKEYLPTKISNTYKSLKVGKLPKHNNIVLAFDGKQTVVDEFEDIKVKWKLVKNSNNDDLFDNPKKEYKHKSSKDYEENGFVLSFDEKHRDKVMEKYLPHVLRTHEVIKAGQRTLKIHSMQSGPWKQSDLTHPASFDSLALEPDLKKAIIDDLDRFLKRKTLYKKVGKPWKRGYLLYGPPGTGKSSLIAAMAKYLKFDVYDLDLSSVYSNSELMRAMRETSNQSIIVIEDIDCNIEVLDRSKPDKYSDSISGTKVVKTKSKPRRFTLSGLLNYMDGLWSSCGEERILIFTTNHKDKVDPALLRPGRMDMHIHLSFLKAKAFKILASNYLDIEGNHQPLLEQIEELLERVEVTPAVVAEHLLRSEDPNVALEEVIKFLQEIDVSRVVMDEDYSQQQCSENQIEHRTSKTSKLWFNCFKLLESKQKRNRSAKKTK